GTGTGACACTAAGTTCAATGGTATGTCGCACCCAGAAAACCAAAGTGGGAACTGTGCCAAGATAATAAATACAGGGGCAAAAAGTTGGAATAATTCCCAACCTGACTCAGCAGCTCTTTTTCTATATTCACTTAATCTGccataaagagagagagagagagagagagatggagagagatagagagagactCTATTAGTCATTATTCTGACACCTGTAACCTGAGAAATAAACACAGATAAATACAGACTGTAACACCATTaaggaaaataaacataatggcCTGCTGTTGCTTAAACCTGACCTGCTAATTCTTCCAAGATAAACAAACTGAGTATAAAAAAGCTGTAATGCacttatacatatttataaataaaccaCATGAACCATCATTCCATGGCTAAAGTAAATTAAGATATGcagcaggagaaaaaaaaaaaaaatgattgtgCATAAATATTCAACTCGAAGCTGAAGTGTGTATGAAAGTACTTTCTCATATCAAAGTTTAATATGCAGAAACCACCATTTGTAGGCTTATTTCCCTAATATTGagttgaaaagaaattgatTGAGCAATCTTAATCCTGGAAAGAGGAATGTTTTGTTGTGGCTTTGTGCCAAAAGAAGTCCAAAACCAGTGCACTGGTTTCCCATCTATTTCTCTTTCCCATCTTTACTCTCTCAGCAATTTATTCCAACTAAATGCCCATTTACACCTCATTCTTTCTCCTGTCCCATTGACCTGATGCTTATTATTGATTTCAGCACCCTTGGCTCAGAAAGGCCGTGATAAAGCAGGGACTTCTGGAAGCCCTGTCTGCCTGGGGTCCCTGGGGCCCATAGGGATGAATGGCCTGTCCGCACAACATCCATATCGCTGTGTTAATTAAAGACTTCACCTCTACACAAACACTACGCTACTCTCAACAAATCTCTTGATGCTGCAATagttttatttttcctttatAGATACAGCTTATTTTCTTCTTTAGGATCGCTTTTTCTTGTTCTGAAATTGAACTCACTTCAAAAGAAGTTGGATGGTGTCCCAAGGCTGAGCATTAATCTAATTGATCCTTTAACAAATTGAAGATAAATAATTTCTCATTGATATATGCTGTTTGTTTAACCAAGAAGAGGTTGATGTAAAATTATGGGCTATTAGGTGTTCTTACTTGACCACAGTCTGCACTACCATTAGTAGTTGCCGTATGTACTATATTCTAACTATATTCAACCTTGTTGCATCTCATTGTGTTGCTAATGTCTCCTCAATCGCCAAATCTCCACTCAAAACTTTAGTTCATTGTCACTGAGACCTGTATACTCATTGTAAACATGCTAATGTAGTATGCACAATGCAGCCTTTAGTACCACAATCAACCTCTTGACAATATATCTCACTTGTCTTTTCAAAAGAAGCATACTCTTAATTCTGGTAGATAAGAGAAATCATTTAGGTAGAGGATTGAATGTTGCTTCTTGATCTGCATGAATACAATACAATCATGATGGTTTAATTGAACAGTAATTGATTGTGAAGTGAAGCAGAGAGTACTCCACACTCGAGGTATGAGGTAAACATCCACTTGTTGTTTTATTCAATGGAGTTCTGAAACTCCACGGTAATTTTGATGAATTTGCCAGGCAGGTTTCTTCATTGAACTGGTGAACGCAGATGAAAGACCAGCATGCAGCTCCCCACTTAATGACACCATACACAAAGTGTAATTGAAAAGGCACAAaccaaaaagcacaaaatttaATTTCCCCTTTCTTTCATCTGCCCCATTCACTCTTTTTCTCAGCTTGCTCCCTCTGTTATATTGTTGCTTAGTTATGGCGTGTGGGGCTGTAGCTGAGAAAGAGCAATTTATTGCCTGCCGTACCTCTGTAGCGTAACACCTCAGAGTTCTAAAGCCCTGGataacatcaaaatgagaatGGTTTCATTTATAATACTGACAATGAGGTGTATTGTACCATACTTTAGataaaaacatttgttattGCTATTGTTCTGTAGAGGAACCCTCAAATGCAGTATATATTAAGTGCTAGCTCATTCTGAAGGTGAACTTGTAAGTTGTTGTATACCTATGACTTACAgtgttctctttttttccctctgttctttttttttttctcagtgggAGGAAGTTAGTGGTTACGACGATGCCATGAACCCCATCCGAACATACCAAGTGTGCAATGTTCGTGAGCTTAATCAGAACAACTGGCTTCGCAGTGATTTCATCCCTCGAAAGGACGTTCTCCGTGTTTATGTGGAGATGAAGTTCACCGTACGAGATTGCAACAGTATTCCCAACATTCCAGGATCATGTAAAGAGACCTTCAATCTGTTCTACTATGAGTCTGACTCTGATTCAGCCACCGCCACCAGTCCTTTTTGGATGGAGAATCCTTACGTTAAGGTGGACACCATTGCTCCGGATGAGAGCTTCTCCATGTTGGAGTCTGGTCGAGTCAACACTAAGATTCGCAGTTTTGGTCCACTTTCCAAGGCTGGCTTCTATCTGGCTTTCCAGGACCTGGGCGCCTGCATGTCTTTAATCTCTGTTCGAGTTTTCTACAAGAAGTGTTCCACGACCATTGCCAATTTTGCTGTCTTCCCAGAGACAGCCACAGGAGCCGAGGCTACGTCACTAGTCATTGCCCCAGGCACTTGTGTGCCGAACGCTCTTGAGGTGTCTGTACCTCTTAAACTCTACTGCAATGGAGATGGAGAGTGGATGGTTCCTGTAGGTTCCTGTACTTGCATGGCTGGGTTCGAGCCTGCAGTTAAGGAGACACAGTGTCAAGGTGAGTGCTgatatatgtgttttttttttttttttttttctcactgtgCAGATTGTCTTATCTCCTGGTATCACATTAAGCCAAATGGACAAATCATCCTGTTTTTTTATTGAGGTGTTTGGCCTAACAGCAAATTTGGTTATTCGACCTCAATTTAAGCAGAGCAAAGCAATGAATAAGTAAGAGAGTCTGTATGGAACATTTTGCTGAGAGAAAGGAGCAGTCTTGCTGAAAAACATATCAGGTTCAGGCTGAGGTGAATTAAGCCAGCGTGTAACATAGCCACGATGAAAGTGAGCAGAGCAGACAGCAGGAGGTCAGGGGTCAAATGGAGAGCTGGGAGTGAGAAGAGACCGGAATCGATTTGCGGACCAAGGGCAAGGGCTGCAGTGAAACATTAATGAAGAGCACGAGATGGAGATAGAAAAGTAACCCTGACAGTCAAAGCACCAGAAGTGAAAGGTCACAAAGAGACAGTTGGTTCCAACACATTGTAAGAACTATAAACCATAAAGACAGAGTCACTGAGAAGTGAACCACTGGGATAAAGAACTAAATTGAACAGCAAATTATTTGTGTATAGAGAAAAGACGATTATTAGTGGTGTTTGAGTTAAACATCAACATTATGAGGGCTGTGGATTTGAGCAAATACTTTACCCTGAGTATTAAACTGTGGCCCGTAAGTCCCCTACTCTGTGCTGTGGTCATGGATTATGCCTTAAAAATCATATACTACCAAGCATATAGAGGTAGACTACTATTTTCACTTTTCACCTGGTGTTTGATAAATCAGGGGGGAAATcctgtacatttacatttaagtaGGGACTAGAATATCATGAGACTTGTAGGCTCTTTTTTACTTGAGATAGAAAGAAACCACATAGCGACTATATAGTATGCTAAAAAGAATAAGAAAGAATGCCTTTTGAACCACATTGCAACTCCTTGACGACCTAGCCTAGCCACcaaaccctagcaaccacttagtACCCTAAAAAGAACACCTTTGGAGATGCATAACAATGCCATGAAAACAACTTTCATCACCTTAGCATAGTGGAAGTGAGATTTGCATAGGCAAGCACCActcacattattattttttcacacTTTATCCAGAAAATGTATGTCATTGTCAAAGtaataaatgatttttattctACTGCCAACTTGATATTAAACCTGTGTATACCCATGGGGAAAGTGGGCAGTCCTCAGAAATCTGCTGCCTGATGTACAGTTAAAAACTCATTTGTTTGCTTGTGGTGGCTCAAGGTGAAAGCCCTGGCAGCAGTGACCTGATAAAATGTTCTCTAATCAAGCCAACCGGAAACTAAAGGAGGGATAAATCTCTCTGTCACCTCTCTCTTGCTTGCCTTCATCTGAAGGCCGTTGGTCTCATTAATACCCTGCCAGAGCACAGTTAGGATATTCACATGAATATTAATCGACAagaccgtttttttttttttttttttttttctcttagcGCTGCATATTTCTACAATCCATTCTTTCTTCTCACTTCCAATTTCACCACAAATTCTAATCACTCCCTTAAGTCCTATGTTCTGCTCTCaatgagagagggagagagtgaAGAAGGCTTGGGAAATAGAGTGTGTGCAATAGACTGTACTGGAGAGAGTGCACAAGTAAGAAAACTCATGGAAAAGCCACAGGATTTGCATTTTCTTTGCTTTCTTTCacctctcctctctctctcttgctctgtCAGGAGTGTAGCTAGAGGAAGGATGAGGATGAAAGGAAAGGGCTGACTTCTTACCTTCTTGGAAGCGATTAATCAGCACTTTCAACCCTTCAGAAAACAGCCTCAGTTTTTTGAAGGGGAATTTCAAGCAGTCTTTCATAGGGTTTAGAATCTAGATAGTCTCATTTGTCTCCCCAACATTTTGGTTGATTTATGTACTTCTGAAATGTGAAGCAAAACACTGAGGACTCATTAATCTCTAAAGTGATACGTTATGTGCAATAAACTCGAATTCACAAGACCTATACTCTTTCATCTTTATTGCTATGTGAATTGTTTTCTATGTTCCTTCTTCACTACCTATCTCTGGCCTCCCCGGATTAATGATTAAACAAAGTCCCCAGTTAACCAAGTTAACAGTATTCCTGCACTAATGAAGCATTATGTCAATATTGCACATTCTGAGAAAGAGAACTTAGAAGGTGACCCCAGGAACACTGGTGGTGTGTTCTGCTTTGAACACTATCAGTCCAGAAACCAGATGTTCAAATCTTTTCCCCCAAAAAACAGCAACTGTTCATTATTTGCTGATCCTACGCCTTAGAGACTACTGATAAAATGGCTTGGAAGGCTGGGAACTGGTGTCATACTCCTTCCCTGCTcttaataaacataaaactgGCTCCTTGATCATTTAACAAGACATTTAGGTGACATTCCAAGCAGAAAGATCACAACCACATTGTGTGCCAGTAGAGCACCTCTGCATGTATCACTGATGCGATAAAATGTGTACACAATCTCTGTAAACGGTGTCAGAGCTCCACAAAGGCCAAAGACCTGTGAATGACACATTAATCTTTGTATTCATAAGATAAGAGCTCACACTTTACCTTGTAGCCCTCAATATGCTTTGTTTATCTTTGAGGGACACTTCCTTTGGTACAACATTGACATTCCATGTGTTTGAGTATTGATTGAAAGAGTTCATTTCGAAAAGTGCTCTTGTTTGGAACAAACAGGCATCTGTTTGTAATTGAAGTTGACGGTTGGCATATGCGCATGGGGTTTATGCAAGGCCAGGGTATGTTGTTGGAACTCGTCTTGTCATGAGGGGGTTATTTCCCTGGAGGAAAGCAAATTAATGGTGCCAAACAAATACGTAAGCAAGAACCTGTGGGCCTTCGTATTTTACAATGCCAAGATGGAAAGGATTAGACTGCATACTGTGGGCAAGGAAAACAAAAGGAAAATTAAGGCAAACAGAGCTCACAAAATGCAAATTGTAGAGGGGAAATTGCTATTGATTTAGCTGTTGAATGCAATGAAATGTTCTGTCACATACCTAAATCGAAGCATTACATCGAAAATTAGTAGTAAAAAAGTCAACTTGGTGTGAATAGCTATCGTTTTTATCTCTAACTGTCAAAGTAAACAACTCTTTATCTCTTTAGCTTGCAGTCCAGGCACCTTCAAGTCCAAGCAGGGTGAAGGGTTCTGCTCCCCATGTCCACCCAACAGTCGAACAAGTTCTGGAGCTGCCAGCATCTGTTCCTGCAGGACAGGCTACTATCGGGCAGACAATGACTCACCTGACTCAGGATGCACCAGTAAGTAACGCCTTCGTCTGAAACCACCATTTCACGCATCATGACCTCATCTGAACATAaaatcagtgttgtttatttgtcATGTTCTCTGCTCTCAAAAGCCACATTGATCCAAACATTGTATATACATTCATATGTTCAGTTATATATAAACTAATTTCTCTATCAACAGCCCAACAAGTAGGAGAATGTTAGGATTGTTTCAAAATATTTCCCTTTCTCCTGTTTTATATTAGCTTCTTTTTGGTTGTGTTCATTGTCAGCATTCTGAACAGATAcatccaaaaaaaataaataaataaataaatgtttcccAAGTGAACACTGCATGTATttcttgccatttttttttttttttttttttgttaaatgagCAGCACAAGTGGGAAAAACAAGGTTTTtccttaattttaattacatgaaAGCACTTAATatgcattaaatataaatgaagcCCCATTTGAccaattttattaaatttccttaaaaaaaataacaaaataaaataaaataaaataaaagcctAATGTGGTCTGACGTTCTTAGCTGCTTACCATGCTGGTTTCCACTGCTTGATAGTTGTGTTGGACTTTGAGGAACCTTGTCAATTGGGCATTGGGAAATCAGCTGGCCAAACAGCTAGACCAACTGAACACCAGCTTTAATAAACAGGAAGACCACCTTAGGCTGGTCAGGGTTTTGAATACTAAATTATCTGAACACAACAACAAGCACTTAACTGattgtaatttttaattgtATCTTCAGAAgaataacaacaaaaatattttctttttgcaGCTGTGCCCTCAGCTCCACGCAGTGTCATCTCCAGTGTAAATGAGACATCGCTTGTACTTGAGTGGAGCGAGCCACGTGACCAAGGTGGAAGGGAGGACCTTCTCTATAACGTCATCTGTAAGAAATGTCTGCCTGAACGTGGTACCTGCACGCGGTGTGATGACAACGTGGATATCTCTCCCCGCCACCTTGGGCTTACTGAGAGACATGTGACGGTCAGAAACCTTCAGGCTCACACCCAGTACAGCTTTGAGATTCAGGCCGTCAATGGAGTCTCCAACAAGAGTCCCTATGCACCTCAGTTTGCCTCTGTTAACATCACCACCAACCAGGCTGGTGAGTTGAGTGAATTGTTTCCTCTGAATGTACTGATGCCAGACAGCTGTGCTATAATACTCAGTAGCAAAGCTAAACTACTCTAGAGTAGGGCATTCCGGGGTTAGTGAGATGTGGAGATGCATTAAACCATGTGGAAACAGCCTCTTATTGTTTAATCCAAGTTTTTATTTGATCACTTCTCAGGATAGCTATTAGAGCCATGCATATGCTTAACTCTCTCCTTAGCACTCTGTGCTAGCACCCAGCTGCAAAAATGCCTCTGTTTGCTATCAGGGATTGACCACATGTATTGTAATATGACCCAGACTGTTGTTGCACATAAGTCAATCCCAGGGTGACATGCACACCCACACTGCAGCCCACCCCCATGATTCTAAAAATTCAGGAGAGTCTGTGAGCAGATTATCTCCTAGGACTGTGCCTGAATATTCATCCACCTTttaagacaaaaaataaatatgggcAGTCAGCTCAAGGGACGTCATGGTTACTTCCACTGTCTCCACAGGATGAGGCCCCTTAATCCTGGGGTGAGAGTAAGCAAGCAGGCTGCCCAGGGAGTATTGTTTTCAGGGTGAGGCTTTTCTGAGCAAGGCCTAGGTTAGGAGGTGGATGCAGTTGGGTTGGGGAGAGCGAACATTTGGGGGAGGCAGACAAAGAGACAGACTACTAGGGAAAGGATCAAAGAGCCGGACCTGgggattaaaacatttttaacaaagaaaaagagaggtggagagagaaagaggcacGAAAGAAGGGGATGTTGAGAGCTACTGTAGTGTGTGAACAGAACTTGATAACATCAGAAACCGGAGACGGTAACATCAGGTCTGAGGACAAATGGGGACAGTATAGATTATGTAAAGCTGGGTGCTAAGATAAGTAAGGTGCTATGGAACAACTTATgtgaacacaaataaatatatggGTGAAAATGTCACATTTCATCCTTAAAACAAAAGATACATTAGAGTTTGaaatcaatcagtcaatcaatcaataaaacttCATAGACATTACATTCATCACATACATTTGGGAAAGAATGTGAATAATCATCATGAAAATGATatcacaatataaaaaatatgagATTAATGTATATGTGGAAGACAGTCAGTAAAAAGAAGGCATCATGGGCCATAACAAGAATGAGGGAGTGAACAGAGGGTGTGTGCAGCTATACACAtatttgcatgtgtgtgtagtTTGTATTGTAAGTTGTGTGAACTGGATCTGCCAGATACCAAGCCTTCCGGTTTGTCTGTCATGGTGCTTTTCACAAGAGACTTAAGAATCTATTCTGTCTGTGTAGTTTGAGAGGCTGGGCCCCCGAAAGTGCCCAAGACTAAGGGCTGTCTGATGCTTATACTTCAAAGCAGCTCTTTGGTAATCCTGAATGTGACCATGCtctaaatctgaaaaaaaaaaaaaaaaaaaaaaagaaattcagttttcattaaaatagGATTTCTCTCATTTCCCCCCACATAGCTCCCTCTGCAGTTCCTACTGTCCACCTGATGGGGGCCTCAGCCAACGCCATGAGTCTTTCCTGGCTCCCCCCTGAAAAACCAAATGGCATCATCTTGGATTACGAGATTAAATACCATGAGAAGGTAAGAGCCAGTGTAAGTCAATGAAGCGAAAGGCATTCAATCACAATTCCACCACTGTCATCCTCTGCTCTATACATAATCGTTCATCCTGACAACAACATCAACccttcctctctttctctctcgtaCCCTAACACTCTCCTCCCTAACTCCTTCCTTGATTCATCCCCTTCTTTTGAACGCTGATACCGCGAGGCAGTCGGAGCTTGGCAGGGATGGAGGCAGGAGGATTTGCATAGAGGAGAAGAAAGAGCCAGGCATATCTGCTCCGTGTTTGATGTGTTGTACTGACAGATTAAACTAGAGCTGCCAGACGCTCTCTTTTGGGTGCTGGCTGGTTTTATATGGCTTGTTTTATCACTGTTCCCACAGGACCAGGGAGAAGCTATTGCCCACACCATGACAGCCCAGCGTAGCTCTGCACGCATCGAGGGTTTGAAGCCGGGCACGCCATATGTGGTACAAGTTCGAGCTCGAACGGTGGCAGGATATGGCCGCTATAGCAGCCCTACTGATTTCAGCACCAACCACCAGAGTATGTAAAATACCCGATATTCCTAGATTATCACATTAAAATGATTCCTTTCAAAAGCATATCAAGCATTGGTGTGAATCTAAGAAGAACTTTTGCATTAATAATCCTATAAATAACAttcatagaaaaataaatgctataaatagatctgagaaataagattctttTGAATATCTCCTATGATATCTCCCTTTGTGTGCCTCACAAAGCTGATGCTGACAAGACTCTACAGGAGCAGTTACCCCTCATTGTGGGCTCTCTAACGGCAGGGCTGGTCTTCATCATTGTTGTGGTGGTTATTGCCATTGTCTGCCTCAGGTAAATTTTACTTATCTTAATAAATTTCAGTAATTGCACTTATAAATAGATCAcatcaaatattaaataaataattaatgtcaAAGTATACCTATGAAACAACACACTTCTTTGAATGAATATGTAATTTAGTCACCTATGATGCTTGCTTGGAACCTATTGGACAATTAATGGATGTATTTTAGGCACTCTCAGAAGCAGATTCATTTTTGGTTGTCAGTTATTTTGGGTCTTTTACTTTGTAAATTGTATCCAGTGGTCTCAAATGTACATGTGCCCTACATTGGAATTCCGCAGTGTCCTGGTGATCGTTGGCACTGGCAGTTTCCATCTTGCGGCCACCTTTCCATTTCCACAGCTGAGAGCAAGGCAGCTGTGTGTTTAAAGCCTTATCATGCAAAAATTCTCAATTTGCACTCACTTTCTTTCTAATCAGCACAGTGTGTCTCAGTATCTTAACTTGCCTGCGATTGAAAAAATGTAGGCCTTGGCATATTCCGGAACTGAATTTGAATTGGAAATGAGATACAAATCACCAGCGGGTATTATTGGCCCGGTTACTAGTTAGACAACAAAGGGATTGCATTAAAATGTACCAGAGGGGGGTTGAAATTGCATTGCATTTAATGGACTGATAGTGGAGAAAGTGTGAAGGAAAGAATTAAAAGACAGGAGTGAATTAAACAATGTGGCAGTAAAGATTCCTTAGTATGTAATGGGAGCAAGACAACCAATGCTGCTACTGTTTTTCTTAGCTGTCCTTATGCAGAATTCACTTCCACCATTCAGTCAACTGAAGTGACAAGGGTCTCTTGAGGCTGAATCTGTTGTTCTCTTAATTGTCATATCATTCCCTTTCTTTATTCGACCTCAATTTATGTCCCTGAAGGGGCTGGCAGGGAAAAAAAAGGTCCTTTTCAAAATACATATTTTCCTATATTTAGTCAAGAAATCATAAACCTTTTGTAACCGACTGTATTGTCTTTGGTTAACAGGAAGCAACGCAATGGCTCAGAATCAGAATACACAGAAAAACTCCAACAATACAGTAAGTCTCTACAGAGTTTACTTGCCATTGAATGACTAACAATGCTATAAATATTGTGTATTATGGCAGTGTGA
The nucleotide sequence above comes from Chanodichthys erythropterus isolate Z2021 chromosome 10, ASM2448905v1, whole genome shotgun sequence. Encoded proteins:
- the LOC137027598 gene encoding ephrin type-B receptor 3-like isoform X4, yielding MTMDYLLFLCGFLLPLSSAVEETLMDTKWATTELAWTSHPETGWEEVSGYDDAMNPIRTYQVCNVRELNQNNWLRSDFIPRKDVLRVYVEMKFTVRDCNSIPNIPGSCKETFNLFYYESDSDSATATSPFWMENPYVKVDTIAPDESFSMLESGRVNTKIRSFGPLSKAGFYLAFQDLGACMSLISVRVFYKKCSTTIANFAVFPETATGAEATSLVIAPGTCVPNALEVSVPLKLYCNGDGEWMVPVGSCTCMAGFEPAVKETQCQACSPGTFKSKQGEGFCSPCPPNSRTSSGAASICSCRTGYYRADNDSPDSGCTTVPSAPRSVISSVNETSLVLEWSEPRDQGGREDLLYNVICKKCLPERGTCTRCDDNVDISPRHLGLTERHVTVRNLQAHTQYSFEIQAVNGVSNKSPYAPQFASVNITTNQAAPSAVPTVHLMGASANAMSLSWLPPEKPNGIILDYEIKYHEKDQGEAIAHTMTAQRSSARIEGLKPGTPYVVQVRARTVAGYGRYSSPTDFSTNHQTDADKTLQEQLPLIVGSLTAGLVFIIVVVVIAIVCLRKQRNGSESEYTEKLQQYITPGMKVYIDPFTYEDPNEAIREFAKEIDVSCVKIEEVIGAGEFGEVCRGRLKLPGRREIIVAIKTLKAGYTERQRRDFLSEASIMGQFDHPNIIRLEGVVTKSRPVMIVTEFMENGALDSFLRLNDGQFTVIQLVGMLRGIAAGMKYLSDMNYVHRDLAARNILVNSNLVCKVSDFGLSRFLEDDPTDPTYTSSLGGKIPIRWTAPEAIAYRKFTSASDVWSYGIVMWEVMSYGERPYWDMSNQDVINAVEQDYRLPPPMDCPTALHQLMLDCWVKERNLRPKFSQIVNTLDKLIRNAASLKVVTSTHSGASQPLLDRCVPDYTTFTTVGDWLDAIKMSRYRDNFLNAGFASFDLVAQMTSEDLLRIGVTLAGHQKKILGSIQDMRLQMNQTLPVQV
- the LOC137027598 gene encoding ephrin type-B receptor 3-like isoform X6, whose amino-acid sequence is MTMDYLLFLCGFLLPLSSAVEETLMDTKWATTELAWTSHPETGWEEVSGYDDAMNPIRTYQVCNVRELNQNNWLRSDFIPRKDVLRVYVEMKFTVRDCNSIPNIPGSCKETFNLFYYESDSDSATATSPFWMENPYVKVDTIAPDESFSMLESGRVNTKIRSFGPLSKAGFYLAFQDLGACMSLISVRVFYKKCSTTIANFAVFPETATGAEATSLVIAPGTCVPNALEVSVPLKLYCNGDGEWMVPVGSCTCMAGFEPAVKETQCQACSPGTFKSKQGEGFCSPCPPNSRTSSGAASICSCRTGYYRADNDSPDSGCTTVPSAPRSVISSVNETSLVLEWSEPRDQGGREDLLYNVICKKCLPERGTCTRCDDNVDISPRHLGLTERHVTVRNLQAHTQYSFEIQAVNGVSNKSPYAPQFASVNITTNQAAPSAVPTVHLMGASANAMSLSWLPPEKPNGIILDYEIKYHEKDQGEAIAHTMTAQRSSARIEGLKPGTPYVVQVRARTVAGYGRYSSPTDFSTNHQTDADKTLQEQLPLIVGSLTAGLVFIIVVVVIAIVCLRKQRNGSESEYTEKLQQYITPGMKVYIDPFTYEDPNEAIREFAKEIDVSCVKIEEVIGAGEFGEVCRGRLKLPGRREIIVAIKTLKAGYTERQRRDFLSEASIMGQFDHPNIIRLEGVVTKSRPVMIVTEFMENGALDSFLRLNDGQFTVIQLVGMLRGIAAGMKYLSDMNYVHRDLAARNILVNSNLVCKVSDFGLSRFLEDDPTDPTYTSSLGGKIPIRWTAPEAIAYRKFTSASDVWSYGIVMWEVMSYGERPYWDMSNQDVINAVEQDYRLPPPMDCPTALHQLMLDCWVKERNLRPKFSQIVNTLDKLIRNAASLKVVTSTHSGDLLRIGVTLAGHQKKILGSIQDMRLQMNQTLPVQV